The following is a genomic window from Bacillus sp. 2205SS5-2.
ATTCATATTAGAGTAAGAGTCACTAAAGTGCTCTGGAGACTATAGAAATATCCACTTTTCAGCAAAAGTAGAATTCGGATACTTAAAAGAGCTTGGAATAAATTCCAAGCTCTTTTTACCCTTTTAATATTCCGTACCCTCCAATAACTTTTCAACAAGGCTGTTTTCACAAAATTTGTGGCTTTTCGTATCAGTTTATCATCTATGATATAGCTTTGTTCCAGGTATCATTTCGTCTATTTATAAATGAAATCAACAGGGAAATGGAAGATTTAATCAAAATTTGATGAAATGACCTCAATGTATACGAAAAGGTCCTTCAACAAAATAGCATTAGGTAATTTTTTCGAAATTCCCTCGTCTACTTACTCGATGAGCAATTACATAAATAAGAAAATAAAAAGGAAAACTGAAATAATGTTCCCAATGTAAGGGTTTATAGACTTTCAGTTGGACAAATATAGGTTCGAATAAAAAGGCACTTATGCACGCAAAAATAATTGCTTTTATATATGGATTCGCATTCGGCTTGTATTGGATTAAAAACATAACCATAACAGGAAAAGAGCTGAAATCCCATGGCATGAAAAAGGAGTGTATATAGGGTAAAGGGGTATAAGCATACATCCATAACCCGAAAGCGACACCGACCGAATCAAGAACAGAGGTTAGGACATAGACAAATAAACCAGCTAGTAATAAACGATTCGTACATTCTTTCCTTCTAAAGATCAACCAAAAAAACCAAGGTAATATCAGCAACGCAACATTAAGCCACCAACGCCAGGTAAGAACCATTTCTTTTTTCCAAATTTCTATGTACCCATCATTCAATGCTTTTATGGATATATGTAAATTGCTAATCTCTTCGATTACACCATCTACCATTTTGTCATCATCACATTTCCATTAATTTGATTCTCTAATATTATCTACAAATATTTAATAATTATTTCGGTATCTTGTTAAAATTGCCTTATGATTCAACGTAAGAAAATGTACTATATTTTATAAAGGCTATTTTCGCAACGATTGTGGCTTTTCGAATAGGAATAAAATCCAATAGAT
Proteins encoded in this region:
- a CDS encoding CBO0543 family protein, which produces MVDGVIEEISNLHISIKALNDGYIEIWKKEMVLTWRWWLNVALLILPWFFWLIFRRKECTNRLLLAGLFVYVLTSVLDSVGVAFGLWMYAYTPLPYIHSFFMPWDFSSFPVMVMFLIQYKPNANPYIKAIIFACISAFLFEPIFVQLKVYKPLHWEHYFSFPFYFLIYVIAHRVSRRGNFEKIT